The following proteins come from a genomic window of Pirellula staleyi DSM 6068:
- a CDS encoding acetamidase/formamidase family protein, which produces MQHLSIGPLYYEYSRHNEPRLTVQPGEIFSVDSEDAFSGQIRTDGDRRDKTKVPGSNPQTGPIVVVGAQPGDALAVTIHSIEPLIGQCATRTGDARNLAQWLGPDCPHGVHICPIREGQIFWSNETTIPYRPMLGCIGTAPAHGVPTTLPAGPHGGNMDIVEVAPGHTVVLPVFVPGGYLYLGDAHAAMGHGELSASGLEMPARSILSIELRKGNNLPSPRIETPEEIMTIVSGAPMEQSIAQAFAYLILWMEADFGVPRWRAYDLLTHVARISVGYFPIGTVGVKVPRKYLHAR; this is translated from the coding sequence ATGCAGCACCTCTCGATTGGCCCGCTTTACTACGAATACTCGCGGCATAACGAGCCTCGCTTGACGGTCCAGCCGGGGGAGATTTTCTCGGTCGATAGCGAGGATGCTTTCAGCGGGCAAATCCGCACCGATGGCGACCGTCGCGATAAAACAAAGGTTCCCGGAAGTAATCCGCAAACAGGGCCAATTGTGGTCGTCGGCGCACAGCCAGGGGATGCGCTCGCCGTGACGATCCACTCGATCGAACCGCTCATTGGCCAATGCGCGACTCGCACAGGGGATGCTCGTAACTTAGCGCAGTGGCTGGGACCTGATTGCCCGCATGGGGTGCATATTTGCCCGATTCGTGAAGGGCAGATTTTCTGGAGCAATGAAACCACGATTCCCTATCGGCCGATGCTCGGTTGCATCGGTACCGCTCCAGCCCATGGTGTGCCGACGACACTTCCTGCGGGCCCTCACGGGGGGAACATGGATATCGTGGAAGTTGCACCTGGGCACACGGTGGTGCTGCCGGTCTTTGTCCCAGGCGGCTATCTCTACTTGGGAGACGCTCATGCCGCGATGGGGCATGGTGAGCTGTCGGCCAGTGGGCTCGAGATGCCAGCGCGATCGATTCTTTCGATCGAGTTGCGGAAAGGCAATAACTTGCCATCGCCGCGCATCGAAACACCGGAGGAGATCATGACGATTGTCAGCGGCGCTCCGATGGAACAGTCGATCGCGCAGGCCTTTGCGTACTTAATCCTCTGGATGGAAGCCGATTTTGGTGTTCCCCGCTGGCGCGCGTACGATCTGCTCACGCATGTCGCGAGAATCAGCGTGGGCTATTTCCCCATCGGCACTGTCGGTGTGAAAGTCCCGCGCAAGTATCTTCACGCTCGCTAG